The Neobacillus sp. PS3-34 genome has a window encoding:
- a CDS encoding phospholipase D-like domain-containing protein, which translates to MKAALIFLAIIVCILLWLSVDFKLGRKKHLSLAQPQKTPILKGKLDIFPHGKELFKDYFRELENAKKHIHVLFYIVKDDSFSREFFSILKKKAKAGIEVRLLLDRLGSYKINRKMIQELKIAGVEFSFCNTPCFPFLFYSSQVRNHRKITIIDCAIGYLGGFNVAKEYIDEDPELSPWRDYHLKIKGESVSFIQREFLTEWREYAKKDLLDHTDYFADIPEGEISHQLIPTDGPYPGRNIFAAHP; encoded by the coding sequence ATGAAAGCTGCACTCATCTTTTTAGCCATCATCGTGTGCATCCTCCTATGGCTGTCTGTCGATTTTAAGCTAGGAAGAAAAAAACACTTATCCCTCGCTCAACCGCAGAAAACTCCCATTCTCAAGGGGAAATTGGATATTTTTCCGCATGGAAAGGAATTATTCAAGGATTACTTCAGAGAGTTAGAAAATGCGAAAAAACATATTCATGTTTTATTCTATATTGTGAAAGATGATTCCTTCAGCAGGGAATTTTTTTCGATACTAAAAAAGAAAGCAAAAGCAGGAATCGAAGTAAGGCTCCTTCTTGACCGGTTAGGAAGCTATAAGATAAATAGAAAAATGATCCAGGAACTTAAAATTGCCGGAGTCGAATTTTCCTTTTGCAACACTCCCTGCTTTCCCTTTCTTTTCTATTCTTCACAGGTAAGGAATCACCGGAAGATCACCATCATTGATTGTGCCATTGGGTATTTGGGCGGATTTAATGTTGCAAAAGAATATATTGATGAAGACCCGGAGCTTAGTCCATGGCGCGATTACCATTTAAAAATAAAGGGTGAATCTGTTTCCTTTATTCAGCGGGAATTTTTAACGGAATGGAGGGAATACGCAAAAAAGGATTTGCTTGATCATACAGATTATTTCGCTGATATTCCTGAAGGTGAGATTAGCCATCAGTTAATACCTACCGATGGCCCATACCCTGGAAGGAATATATTTGCAGCTCATCCGTAG
- a CDS encoding PAS domain S-box protein — translation MLEYEKNDLILSQSGENPIASLFCMIGRNSEESPEVEVTINTKTGRSMNLIVSSRSFSIDQVKCSIHILKEVSVPVPQTALFEAIQDTMETFMILVQPDGRVVDWNSFCERETGYPLEFMKGKFFWDFLIEEKDREIYIDLFSGDITNIPAHYENYWLLKNGEKRYIKWALAFIKNTSGKILYVLGTGIDITDKVEMEKSLRRSENRFRSLVSSMDDLVFTVDSETRFSGIFGKWCETNQVPIEKLLHKKVNQLKLTAEEMKIQEESFRKALAGEKVVYEWELATRNRHAYFQTFLSPMLNSNQIVKEIVGVTRDITDIKTQEKMLRELNEQHETILSSTADGILVIDNEDRITFANDKALKMLSGLTGYFIGKTVEQLLSAIFIDGEQFNPLDFADNTILEKECWLRSGKKVNVELLKNTMKEGNRKTGYVISIRDVTYKMKAAERQKRFYEAVPAGIAVQNHAGDILFTNRKASEILGYSHEELLSLSSFSPVWNATTEDGQPLLASEHPSMVTVATGKDIHNFVMGIYNPQEKEQRWLLIDSTAIFQDDDSSLPIEFVITVFSDITDQHEMNRRMQKAEKLAVIGQLAAAVAHEIRNPLTSINGFLTLLKPSLNRKEQAYLEIIFDELERINLVTNEFLTLAKPQEGKKQVLDLQSSILKPVILTMTPLANFNGIKINCKNENRQHLVAGIKGELKQLFINIIKNSIEAMPNGGAIHLDIEEKKGMVKIRIMDEGMGIPPERMKHIGEPFYSLKEKGTGLGVTICNKIIKDHQGEMIISSEVNKGTTVEVLIPKFNNMQLVL, via the coding sequence TTGCTTGAATACGAGAAAAATGATCTCATTCTCTCTCAATCAGGAGAAAACCCTATTGCGTCCCTTTTTTGCATGATAGGGAGAAATAGTGAGGAGTCGCCTGAGGTTGAAGTAACGATTAATACAAAAACAGGTAGAAGCATGAATCTCATCGTTTCTTCCAGGTCTTTTTCAATAGATCAAGTGAAATGCTCCATCCATATTTTGAAGGAAGTTAGTGTACCTGTTCCGCAAACTGCTCTTTTTGAGGCAATTCAGGACACCATGGAGACTTTTATGATCTTGGTGCAACCTGATGGCAGGGTAGTGGACTGGAATTCATTTTGCGAGAGAGAAACGGGATATCCATTGGAGTTTATGAAAGGGAAGTTTTTTTGGGATTTTTTAATAGAGGAAAAGGATAGAGAGATATATATAGATTTATTTTCAGGTGATATAACCAACATCCCTGCACATTACGAAAACTACTGGCTGCTTAAAAATGGGGAAAAGAGATATATTAAATGGGCTTTGGCATTTATTAAAAATACCAGTGGAAAAATCCTATATGTATTGGGAACCGGTATTGACATAACCGATAAGGTAGAAATGGAAAAATCCTTGCGCAGAAGTGAAAACAGGTTCCGTTCATTAGTCAGTTCGATGGATGACTTAGTTTTTACTGTGGATTCAGAAACCCGTTTTTCTGGCATCTTTGGCAAGTGGTGTGAAACAAATCAGGTACCCATAGAAAAATTGCTTCATAAAAAAGTGAATCAATTAAAATTAACCGCAGAGGAAATGAAGATTCAAGAGGAATCATTCAGAAAAGCCCTTGCAGGGGAAAAGGTAGTCTATGAGTGGGAACTGGCGACTCGGAATCGCCATGCCTATTTTCAAACCTTTTTATCGCCGATGCTAAATTCTAATCAAATTGTTAAAGAAATTGTCGGGGTAACCAGAGACATAACCGACATAAAGACCCAAGAAAAAATGTTAAGAGAACTAAACGAGCAGCACGAAACGATTTTAAGCTCGACCGCAGATGGGATTCTAGTTATAGATAACGAAGATAGAATCACTTTTGCCAATGATAAAGCATTAAAAATGCTTTCAGGGTTAACTGGATACTTTATTGGAAAGACAGTTGAGCAGCTTTTGTCAGCAATTTTCATTGACGGGGAACAATTCAATCCCCTCGATTTTGCGGACAACACCATCCTTGAAAAGGAATGCTGGCTGAGGTCGGGAAAAAAGGTGAACGTGGAGCTGCTGAAAAACACCATGAAAGAAGGGAATAGGAAGACTGGCTATGTCATTTCCATACGGGATGTTACCTATAAAATGAAGGCAGCCGAACGGCAAAAGCGTTTTTACGAAGCTGTGCCGGCAGGGATTGCTGTTCAAAACCATGCAGGCGATATTTTGTTTACCAATCGGAAGGCATCTGAAATACTTGGGTACAGCCATGAGGAATTGTTGAGCCTCAGTTCTTTTAGTCCTGTCTGGAATGCAACAACGGAGGATGGCCAACCCCTATTGGCAAGTGAGCACCCATCCATGGTGACTGTTGCGACGGGGAAGGATATTCATAATTTTGTTATGGGTATATATAATCCCCAGGAAAAAGAGCAGCGATGGCTTTTAATTGATTCAACCGCCATTTTTCAGGATGATGATTCCTCCTTGCCAATCGAATTTGTCATTACTGTTTTTTCTGATATTACCGATCAGCATGAGATGAATCGCAGAATGCAAAAAGCGGAAAAGCTGGCTGTCATCGGGCAGCTGGCTGCCGCTGTCGCCCATGAAATCCGGAATCCGCTTACTAGTATTAATGGATTTTTAACTTTACTAAAGCCTTCCTTGAATAGGAAAGAACAAGCTTATCTTGAGATCATTTTTGATGAATTAGAAAGAATAAATTTAGTGACCAATGAGTTTTTGACACTGGCAAAGCCTCAGGAAGGAAAAAAACAAGTCCTGGATTTGCAAAGCAGTATTTTAAAACCGGTCATACTGACGATGACTCCTTTGGCCAATTTTAACGGGATTAAAATTAATTGTAAAAATGAAAACCGACAGCATTTGGTGGCAGGGATTAAAGGGGAGCTAAAACAGCTTTTTATTAATATTATTAAAAATTCAATCGAAGCGATGCCTAATGGTGGAGCCATTCATTTGGATATTGAAGAGAAAAAGGGCATGGTTAAAATACGCATAATGGATGAAGGGATGGGCATCCCTCCTGAAAGAATGAAGCATATCGGTGAACCCTTTTATTCTTTAAAAGAAAAAGGGACAGGCCTTGGTGTCACAATTTGCAATAAAATCATCAAGGATCATCAAGGAGAAATGATCATTTCCAGCGAGGTCAATAAAGGTACGACAGTTGAAGTGCTGATTCCAAAGTTTAACAATATGCAGTTGGTTTTATAA
- a CDS encoding phospholipase D-like domain-containing protein: MQLIRSAKEAITIGTPYFIPSQKLFHELILAAQRGVSITIIVPFKTDHVLVQEASYRYLRKLLKAGALVYQYQKGFYHAKTVVIDEDICDIGSANFDKRSIFLNKEINCLIYDSIFIGRVKRVIQKDILDSKPLTLKELNQPNFFRSLKESLAGAISLFL; the protein is encoded by the coding sequence TTGCAGCTCATCCGTAGTGCAAAGGAAGCCATTACAATCGGGACACCCTATTTTATTCCAAGCCAAAAATTGTTCCATGAGCTGATTTTAGCTGCGCAGCGAGGAGTAAGCATTACGATTATTGTTCCGTTTAAAACTGACCATGTTCTCGTCCAGGAAGCCTCATACCGATATTTACGCAAGCTTTTAAAAGCAGGTGCACTCGTCTATCAATACCAAAAAGGCTTTTATCACGCCAAAACGGTCGTCATCGATGAAGACATTTGCGATATCGGCTCAGCCAACTTTGATAAAAGAAGCATCTTTTTAAATAAAGAAATAAACTGCTTAATTTATGATTCCATATTTATCGGCAGGGTAAAGAGGGTTATACAAAAGGACATTCTCGATTCGAAGCCTTTAACCTTGAAGGAACTCAACCAGCCAAATTTTTTTCGTTCATTAAAGGAAAGCCTTGCTGGAGCAATTTCTCTATTTTTATAA
- a CDS encoding TspO/MBR family protein: MDILKVNGKIEWGKLAVNVLIPVVGGSMAGYFATKSAPEIYRSLEKPSFAPPSWVFPAVWTGLYTLMGYANYRVSVKGERLAEAKQALIPYCIQLGLNFLWSFLFFKWSLRGTAFIEISLLLAVLTLTTYRFYQTDKQAGVAMMPYLAWVAFALGLNYSMWKLN, encoded by the coding sequence ATGGATATTTTAAAAGTGAACGGTAAAATTGAATGGGGGAAACTTGCGGTAAATGTTCTTATTCCCGTTGTTGGCGGATCAATGGCTGGATATTTTGCTACCAAAAGCGCCCCGGAAATTTACAGAAGCCTTGAAAAGCCCTCCTTCGCCCCTCCTTCCTGGGTATTCCCAGCTGTTTGGACAGGCCTTTATACTCTGATGGGTTATGCAAATTATCGGGTCTCGGTTAAAGGCGAGCGCCTGGCCGAGGCAAAGCAGGCGTTGATTCCCTACTGTATCCAGTTAGGATTGAATTTTCTATGGTCATTTTTATTTTTCAAATGGAGTCTGAGAGGAACGGCATTCATTGAAATATCTCTCCTGCTGGCCGTTTTAACCTTAACAACCTACAGATTTTATCAAACCGATAAGCAGGCAGGGGTTGCGATGATGCCTTACCTCGCCTGGGTAGCTTTTGCTCTTGGCCTTAACTATTCGATGTGGAAGCTGAATTAA
- a CDS encoding acetyl-CoA C-acetyltransferase, with amino-acid sequence MGRTVILSGVRTPFGKFGGALSSFTASELGGFAVKEALNRANVQPEEVEEVILGSVLQGGQGQIPSRQASRHAGLPWNVKTETINKVCASGMRSVTLADQIIRAGDEEVIVAGGMESMSNAPYILPKARWGLRMGDSSVKDLMTHDGLSCCFTGVHMGTYGNSTAKEMELSREEQDQWAFRSHERAIAAIEGGKLAEEIVPVSVPQRKGDPIVVQHDESPRKDTSLEKLSKLGSVFDAGGTITAGNAPGVNDGAAALVLMSEERAEKEGKKAEAVILAHAAVAVDAKDFPKTPGLVINELLKKSGKSLEEIDLFEINEAFSAVALASGKIANLDPEKVNVNGGAVALGHPIGASGARIIITLMHELKRRGGGIGIAAICSGGGQGDAIMIEVKKDTN; translated from the coding sequence ATGGGTAGAACGGTCATTTTAAGCGGGGTACGGACACCATTTGGGAAATTCGGAGGGGCTTTAAGCAGCTTTACAGCCTCTGAGCTAGGCGGATTCGCTGTCAAGGAAGCACTGAACCGGGCTAACGTCCAGCCTGAAGAAGTTGAGGAAGTAATCCTCGGATCGGTATTGCAGGGAGGACAGGGACAAATTCCATCCCGTCAGGCTTCAAGGCATGCAGGGCTTCCATGGAATGTAAAAACTGAAACGATTAATAAAGTTTGTGCATCAGGCATGCGCAGCGTGACGCTTGCTGACCAAATCATCCGCGCAGGAGATGAGGAAGTCATTGTTGCGGGCGGAATGGAATCAATGAGCAATGCACCCTACATTTTGCCAAAAGCAAGATGGGGGCTTAGGATGGGCGACTCATCTGTTAAGGATTTGATGACACACGACGGACTAAGCTGCTGCTTTACTGGTGTGCATATGGGCACGTATGGAAACTCAACCGCAAAAGAGATGGAATTAAGCCGTGAGGAGCAGGATCAATGGGCGTTCCGCAGCCATGAGCGGGCGATTGCTGCGATTGAAGGCGGAAAATTGGCCGAGGAAATTGTTCCGGTATCAGTCCCGCAGCGCAAGGGTGACCCGATTGTTGTCCAGCATGATGAATCGCCAAGAAAGGATACTTCTCTGGAAAAGCTGTCTAAGCTTGGATCGGTTTTCGATGCTGGCGGTACGATAACAGCCGGAAATGCACCTGGTGTCAACGATGGAGCTGCCGCACTTGTATTGATGAGCGAGGAACGTGCAGAAAAGGAAGGCAAAAAGGCGGAAGCCGTTATTTTAGCACATGCAGCAGTAGCTGTTGATGCAAAGGATTTTCCAAAAACACCAGGTCTCGTCATTAATGAGCTGCTGAAAAAGTCAGGAAAGTCACTTGAAGAAATCGATCTGTTTGAAATCAACGAAGCATTCTCAGCCGTAGCGCTGGCAAGCGGGAAAATTGCCAATCTTGATCCGGAAAAGGTAAATGTGAACGGTGGTGCAGTGGCCCTTGGACATCCGATTGGCGCAAGCGGTGCCCGGATTATTATTACGTTAATGCACGAACTAAAGCGCCGTGGCGGCGGAATCGGCATTGCAGCCATCTGCAGCGGCGGAGGCCAGGGCGATGCCATTATGATTGAAGTAAAAAAAGATACTAATTAG
- a CDS encoding H-type small acid-soluble spore protein yields the protein MNIGRAKEISESADMIRVTYEGTPVIIQHVDEQTKLARVFSKENPEEERDVPVLNLIED from the coding sequence ATGAATATTGGCAGAGCAAAGGAAATTTCGGAATCAGCCGACATGATCCGCGTGACATACGAAGGCACACCCGTAATCATTCAGCACGTTGATGAACAGACGAAATTGGCAAGGGTATTTTCTAAGGAAAACCCGGAGGAAGAAAGAGATGTCCCCGTCCTGAATCTGATAGAAGATTAG